The following are encoded in a window of Glandiceps talaboti chromosome 5, keGlaTala1.1, whole genome shotgun sequence genomic DNA:
- the LOC144435073 gene encoding ileal sodium/bile acid cotransporter-like, which produces MSPVKEKSRMPLFISLICGGFCGVTIAQNSSMTKVDFVPSDILHTVEGSVQHVSVNYSSLPYDMVMTVGTSSNSVANVLDTDVHLESGSVINSTGTISVNSSFRIQAVRVGKAVLNFHFTKTDGSEIAKNETPVTSDLDVWVVRQVRIVDQIFPIVIVIVLFANTCTMGCKLEWAVIKSLIVRPASVSIGSCCQFLGMPLFAFIISVAFSLPVESAFGLLLIGCCPGGGLSNIFSVLLDGDLTLSITMTFFSTILALGMMPLNLFIYSHYWTDGGRRFPVPYISIIVSLALLCIPVGIGMAIRNFRPLWAKKGIALIRPFGITLIILALTTGVYSNLFLVYQWNATVVGSSFLLPIVGFIIGALFGTIFKRGVPKTKTICLETGIQNSALATGLIQIMYDQPDRDLLSVMPLTCAMAQFLMVTVTYVVYFIYGKCKKKKSLRSSKSDTNIILDPDDLVIEDTSSTRTMVSVASGDVTPESEVTPSKSSNVII; this is translated from the exons ATGTCGCCGGTGAAAGAAAAATCACGGATGCCTCTATTTATTTCCTTGATCTGTGGAGGCTTCTGTGGAGTAACGATTGCACAAAACAGCTCGATGACGAAAGTCGACTTCGTTCCGTCAGATATTTTACACACCGTCGAAGGGAGCGTTCAACATGTGTCGGTGAACTATTCCTCGCTACCGTACGATATGGTTATGACTGTAGGTACGAGCAGTAATTCAGTTGCCAACGTTCTCGACACAGATGTCCACCTTGAAAGTGGCAGTGTAATAAATTCCACCGGTACAATATCTGTTAACTCGAGTTTCCGGATACAAGCTGTACGCGTAGGAAAAGCtgttttaaattttcatttcacaaaAACGGATGGTAGTGAAATCGCAAAGAATGAGACACCAGTTACATCGGATCTGGACGTTTGGGTGGTACGACAAGTCAG GATTGTGGACCAAATATTTCCCATCGTGATCGTCATTGTCCTATTCGCCAACACATGTACGATGGGTTGTAAGTTAGAATGGGCGGTTATCAAGTCATTAATTGTGCGGCCAGCCAGTGTATCTATTGGATCCTGTTGCCAATTCCTCGGCATGCCTTTG TTTGCCTTCATTATTTCTGTGGCGTTTTCGTTACCCGTGGAATCAGCCTTTGGCTTGCTTCTGATTGGTTGTTGCCCAGGTGGAGGACTCAGTAACATATTTTCCGTGTTATTGGATGGTGACCTTACCCTCAGTATTACGATGACGTTTTTTAGTACAATACTGGCGTTAG GAATGATGCCCCTCAACTTGTTCATTTATTCACACTATTGGACAGATGGAGGAAGGCGCTTTCCCGTGCCTTATATCAGCATCATTGTATCACTTGCGTTGCTATGCATTCCCGTTGGGATCGGCATGGCTATACGTAACTTCCGGCCGTTGTGGGCGAAAAAGGGTATTGCTTTAATCAGACCATTTGGCATTACGTTAATTATACTAGCACTGACTACTGGTGTCTATAGCAACCTATTTCTTGTGTACCAGTGGAATGCCACGGTGGTGGGCAGCTCTTTCCTACTACCCATTGTTGGCTTCATCATCGGAGCTCTCTTTGGAACAATTTTTAAGAGAGGTGTACCGAAAACAAAAACTATTTGCCTAGAAACTGGAATTCAAAATTCGGCCTTAGCAACAGGGTTGATACAAATAATGTACGACCAACCAGACAGAGATTTGCTATCAGTGATGCCACTTACGTGTGCCATGGCACAATTTCTTATG GTTACAGTTACGTACGTCGTCTACTTCATTTATGGAAAGTGTAAGAAGAAAAAGTCTCTACGGTCGTCAAAATCTGATACAAATATTATCCTAG ATCCCGATGATCTTGTTATAGAAGATACCAGCTCCACAAGAACGATGGTTTCTGTTGCTAGTGGTGACGTCACTCCTGAGAGTGAAGTTACTCCGTCTAAATCATCTAATGTCATCATTTAA